The Argiope bruennichi chromosome 9, qqArgBrue1.1, whole genome shotgun sequence genome contains a region encoding:
- the LOC129985035 gene encoding glutamate receptor ionotropic, kainate 4-like, with the protein MDQMLNIRIAYANLPPFVIVENVHGNDVLDGFMPQIVKAVARELKWNVTYIKEPEDVYGIWENGTWTGMVGMLYRNEVDLILNPILPKKEVLEFARFTNPITVEAYTFLSGKKTEEPGFFLYFSVLRYTVWITVLMTLVLISLTSAFLYGRIRKTRDLQWISYKYFWKYLADMFRQNPAEKYLLRESDSSLSMMLPILATLWIICIGLVMNAFQSLLVSKLTVKKSQPYVDSMADILKTDKTIPIVPIEIGIQDALENSGIDLYEEVWKKVEKNMWPGKDVFLDKTIIAVQDGKYCIIHGKLILRNILGEFFKKHSFCQLHISEHFFFPFPLLLAMNREIPEYIFDHFNLGLTRLLGADIAGRTFKAAAEVSNYCTSYSDSELKPLGTKNIYGVLLMWAAGLSVSILALLCEIMNKRFYG; encoded by the exons CTTCCTCCATTTGTTATTGTCGAAAACGTACACGGGAACGATGTCTTGGATGGTTTCATGCCGCAGATTGTGAAAGCTGTTGCAAGAGAACTAAAGTGGAA cGTAACATATATTAAAGAACCAGAAGATGTGTATGGTATTTGGGAAAACGGCACGTGGACAGGGATGGTGGGAATGCTTTACAGGAAT GAAGTGGATCTCATTTTGAATCCTATTCTgccaaaaaaagaagttttagaaTTCGCCCGTTTCACAAATCCTATCACCGTAGAGGCTTACACATTTCTATCCGGCAAGAAAACAGAAGAGCCAGggtttttcctttatttcagtGTTCTTCGTTATACG GTTTGGATCACGGTACTGATGACCCTTGTCCTAATATCTTTGACATCGGCGTTTCTGTACGGAAGGATACGAAAAACAAGAGATCTCCAGTGGATTAGTTACAAGTATTTTTGGAAGTATCTTGCGGACATGTTTAGACAAA ATCCAGCAGAAAAATACCTTCTACGAGAAAGCGATTCAAGTCTCTCAATGATGTTACCAATATTGGCTACTTTGTGGATAATCTGCATCGGACTTGTGATGAATGCGTTCCAGAGCCTCTTGGTGTCGAAATTAACTGTGAAAAAATCGCAACCCTACGTTGACTCTATGGCTGACATCTTGAAAACTGATAAAACTATTCCAATCGTTCCTATAGAAATTGGAATACAAGATGCTCTTGAA AATTCTGGCATAGATTTATATGAAGAAGTCTGGAAAAAAGTGGAAAAGAATATGTGGCCTGGAAAAGACGTGTTCCTGGATAAAACTATAATAGCAGTGCAAGATGGGAAATACTGTATCATACACGGAAAGCTCATACTAAGAAATATACtaggagaattttttaaaaaacactccTTCTGCCAGTTACACATTTCAGAgcatttcttttttccatttccGTTACTTTTAGCCATGAATAGGGAAATTCCAGAGTATATATTTGATCACTTCAATTTGGG CCTCACTCGCCTTCTCGGTGCTGATATTGCTGGCAGGACTTTTAAAGCTGCTGCGGAAGTTTCCAATTATTGCACGAGTTATAGTGACTCAGAACTGAAGCCGTTGGGCACCAAAAATATATATGGTGTTCTCTTGATGTGGGCAGCCGGGCTCTCCGTTTCAATATTAGCGCTATTatgtgaaataatgaataaaagattttatggCTGA